The Pseudobacteroides sp. genome has a window encoding:
- a CDS encoding carbohydrate binding domain-containing protein translates to MLKRGIALTTLVLLLLTSVSFISYGEGGNILKNPGFEEISGQLPGNWSPEIFDNKPDAIKLSVEEGKGRNNSKALVINNIKPNDSKVFQEVQVQPNKIYKVSCWIKTENIAQQPGSANITLLNGSGIHTSTEYSDTKNDWKELLFYIKTTDSSNMKVGCRLGGFGTPNQGTAYFDDISLELVNEEPEDVEVKNFYIPGDTSGSGNSNNAQQGSGSGSGKIILIILAIAAVIGALIFVEVKYAKKASKNNTSDNNDGLDNKKNDKKNEKEAEELEEEDFEEEDYDE, encoded by the coding sequence ATGTTGAAAAGAGGAATAGCTTTAACCACCTTAGTTTTGTTGCTTTTAACCTCAGTTTCATTTATTTCTTACGGTGAAGGCGGCAATATCTTAAAAAATCCGGGATTTGAAGAAATAAGCGGTCAGCTTCCCGGAAACTGGTCACCTGAGATATTTGACAATAAACCTGATGCAATTAAGCTGTCTGTGGAAGAAGGAAAAGGCCGCAACAATTCAAAAGCTTTAGTAATTAACAATATTAAACCTAATGACTCCAAAGTATTTCAGGAGGTCCAGGTTCAGCCAAACAAGATTTATAAGGTTAGCTGCTGGATTAAGACAGAAAACATTGCACAGCAGCCAGGATCTGCAAATATAACACTTTTGAACGGCAGTGGAATTCACACTTCAACTGAATATTCCGATACAAAAAATGATTGGAAGGAGCTATTGTTTTATATAAAGACTACTGATAGCAGCAATATGAAAGTAGGTTGCAGGTTGGGCGGGTTTGGTACACCCAATCAAGGAACCGCATATTTCGATGACATCTCCCTTGAACTTGTTAATGAAGAACCGGAGGACGTGGAGGTTAAAAACTTTTATATCCCCGGAGATACATCAGGAAGTGGTAACAGCAACAATGCACAACAGGGCAGCGGCTCGGGTTCCGGCAAGATAATCCTTATAATTCTAGCTATAGCAGCGGTTATAGGTGCTCTCATATTTGTAGAAGTAAAATATGCGAAAAAAGCATCAAAGAACAATACATCAGACAACAATGATGGATTGGATAATAAAAAGAATGACAAAAAGAATGAAAAAGAGGCTGAAGAGCTTGAGGAAGAAGATTTTGAAGAAGAGGATTATGATGAGTAA
- a CDS encoding NAD(P)/FAD-dependent oxidoreductase, which yields MKIAVIGGGVAGLSTAYYIQKNLTKDVDIYEKSSDIGGLAGVFKLGDTLIEKYYHHVFTHDKYLMELIREIKLEDSLIWRKTKMGYYCKGKSYPFATPVDIMRFTPLKFIDRIKLGASSLLISRHKYNDEMENITAEDYLIKYAGKEGWDKFWKPMMKIKFGENFNKIPAVWIWERIVQRVRSRTKGAKDEVLGYMEGSFYTLLKKLADVVQENGAKLHLNAGLEEIVVENGVCKGIKANNEVKNYDYVVFTPALQHFVDVCRNAPEDYIAPLRVVKYDCAMIMVMVLKEKLSDFYWLNVADDEIPFGGLIEHTNFIPKEVYGGKVVLYFSKYLNVNSEYLKMSDEEVKNIYVEHLRKIYPDFNEKIIEKYMVFKDRYAQPIWPMNYSKIKPAYKTPIKNLYMANTSQIYPNDRGINFSIKLGKEVVECMENDIKEAL from the coding sequence ATGAAAATTGCTGTTATCGGCGGTGGTGTAGCCGGACTATCAACTGCTTATTATATCCAGAAAAATTTAACCAAAGATGTTGATATTTACGAGAAGTCCTCGGATATTGGGGGATTGGCAGGTGTATTCAAGCTTGGTGATACTCTTATAGAAAAGTATTACCATCATGTTTTTACACACGACAAGTATCTTATGGAGCTTATCAGAGAAATAAAGCTTGAAGATTCCCTTATTTGGAGAAAGACAAAAATGGGGTATTATTGCAAAGGAAAATCCTATCCATTTGCCACACCTGTTGATATAATGAGATTTACGCCATTGAAATTTATAGACAGGATAAAGCTGGGGGCATCATCCTTACTAATATCCAGGCACAAGTACAATGATGAAATGGAAAACATAACTGCAGAGGATTATTTGATCAAGTATGCAGGAAAAGAAGGCTGGGATAAGTTCTGGAAGCCAATGATGAAAATCAAGTTTGGAGAAAATTTTAATAAAATTCCTGCGGTATGGATATGGGAAAGAATTGTTCAAAGAGTCAGATCCAGGACAAAGGGAGCAAAGGATGAGGTTCTTGGTTATATGGAAGGAAGTTTTTATACCCTTCTTAAAAAGCTTGCCGATGTCGTACAGGAAAACGGTGCAAAGCTCCACCTTAATGCAGGGCTTGAAGAGATTGTGGTAGAAAACGGAGTATGCAAAGGCATTAAGGCCAACAACGAGGTAAAGAACTACGATTATGTAGTGTTTACACCTGCACTTCAGCATTTTGTGGATGTGTGCAGGAATGCTCCAGAGGACTATATAGCACCCTTAAGGGTGGTAAAGTATGATTGTGCCATGATAATGGTTATGGTACTTAAGGAAAAACTCAGCGATTTCTACTGGCTTAACGTAGCTGATGATGAAATTCCTTTCGGGGGTCTTATAGAGCACACTAATTTTATCCCAAAAGAGGTTTATGGGGGAAAAGTTGTTTTATATTTCTCCAAATACCTTAACGTAAACAGTGAATATCTTAAGATGAGTGACGAAGAGGTTAAAAACATATACGTCGAGCACTTGCGGAAGATATACCCTGATTTCAACGAAAAAATTATTGAAAAATACATGGTGTTTAAAGACAGGTATGCACAGCCTATTTGGCCTATGAATTATTCAAAAATAAAGCCTGCATATAAAACACCTATTAAAAATTTGTATATGGCCAACACTTCACAAATTTATCCTAACGACAGAGGCATAAATTTTAGTATAAAGTTGGGAAAAGAAGTTGTGGAATGCATGGAAAATGACATAAAGGAGGCATTATAA
- a CDS encoding lysylphosphatidylglycerol synthase transmembrane domain-containing protein: MKKIKNLVGIAISIILLYLLFRNVEFKKLGDVLLGINYLVIVPAILLQISSYWMRSLRWSAMLGSIKKVKTVSLFPIICINYMANSVLPLRGGDVVRAYLIGRKHNISKAAALSTIIIEKIYDGITLLLFMGAISLVYPFPQSIKSLGIIATVIFAGALLFTIFIVMFKEHALKFLNFFAELLPSKVGTNIMKIATKLIDGFDIIKDKRSLLPVAIYSIIIWALEGSLVLTIAIAFGVDSMFYLAVFTLVVTNFGIMIPSAPGNLGTFEQACKTALGVFKVAENTAVGFALVYRVFLYIPVTTLGFIFLLKEGLSLSSVTSISEKKIEN; encoded by the coding sequence ATGAAAAAGATTAAAAACCTGGTTGGTATTGCAATTAGCATTATATTACTATATCTATTGTTTAGAAACGTAGAGTTTAAAAAGCTCGGGGATGTACTTCTAGGCATTAATTACCTTGTTATTGTTCCTGCTATATTACTTCAGATCAGCAGCTATTGGATGAGAAGCCTAAGGTGGTCAGCAATGCTCGGCAGTATTAAAAAAGTAAAAACTGTCAGCTTGTTTCCCATAATATGTATCAATTATATGGCCAACTCAGTGCTACCATTAAGGGGAGGAGACGTTGTAAGAGCGTACCTTATAGGCAGGAAGCACAATATAAGCAAAGCTGCCGCTCTTTCAACCATTATAATTGAGAAGATTTATGATGGCATAACACTGCTCCTTTTTATGGGGGCAATTTCGCTGGTTTACCCATTTCCCCAATCCATAAAGAGCTTGGGTATAATAGCCACAGTGATATTTGCAGGTGCCTTGCTATTTACTATTTTTATAGTTATGTTTAAGGAGCATGCGTTAAAGTTTCTCAATTTCTTTGCTGAACTTCTTCCAAGCAAAGTAGGTACTAATATAATGAAAATAGCAACTAAACTTATTGATGGGTTTGATATTATAAAAGATAAAAGGAGCTTACTGCCAGTTGCAATTTATTCCATAATAATATGGGCTTTGGAAGGCAGCTTGGTTTTAACAATTGCCATTGCTTTTGGAGTTGATAGCATGTTCTATTTAGCGGTGTTTACCCTGGTAGTAACCAATTTTGGTATAATGATTCCATCTGCACCGGGTAACCTTGGAACATTTGAGCAGGCTTGTAAAACAGCACTTGGAGTTTTTAAAGTGGCTGAGAATACGGCAGTAGGCTTTGCACTGGTATATCGTGTATTTTTATATATACCTGTAACTACACTTGGTTTTATATTCCTTTTAAAAGAAGGCTTGTCATTATCTTCGGTAACGTCTATAAGCGAAAAGAAGATAGAAAATTGA
- a CDS encoding discoidin domain-containing protein: protein MSQKPKKNTENINNSNNEVINNNNKSVFKISIRILLVILIVVTALRMLFNLFPCYKIDMGGYRYWAGFLAENSFKDFYKNTHCVYGPFYMYFLFITGKVFGATEFFVKFWSVLSDVGGGVLIYLIARKYKKEKLGLILGILYAFNPAVIFNSSVWGQFDSFTATMLLAVVYLFNCKRTYWAIFVYAMAALTKPQSIAIFPMVVFLYFKDFPWKKYIEYKNSRDKSVLKSAVSETLKKLVLTTAGCMLIYLIIVLPFYRETSFYFLKDMEVYGATNTAANLAQNKEFKASGEESDKYIAKNASDMDENTAWSSEHATRQWIYTDLGEVTEINRIVLKWGWEYAKTYDILVSDDAQNWDLIYSETVGKNTSSYSGKLDQITLQPVKARYVKLDCKSRPFPYGLFNIDKNTPAITKAAFKFTDFYFWLVHQYSTSLNDYPYATANGFNFWTIQGGQTTSDKEPYWFGLSALVWGYVLWGIISVFAIVLLAVKKKSAMALYYAGYFLTSGIFVFATKMHERYLLPAIVFAMVTILWDKRMIITTTLITACSLINHWYVYLKGNNDDPWVGIEDSIADAVAWVTLLVMIASVGYTIWLTVKKDNVKGTKKVASLNKNR, encoded by the coding sequence ATGTCACAAAAACCTAAGAAAAATACTGAAAACATTAATAATTCAAATAACGAAGTTATCAATAATAATAATAAGTCAGTATTTAAAATATCTATCAGGATACTGCTGGTTATACTCATCGTAGTTACTGCATTAAGAATGCTCTTTAATCTATTCCCGTGTTATAAAATAGATATGGGGGGATATAGATATTGGGCAGGTTTCCTGGCGGAAAACAGCTTTAAGGACTTCTATAAAAACACACACTGTGTATATGGCCCTTTTTACATGTACTTTCTCTTTATTACAGGAAAGGTATTTGGGGCAACAGAGTTTTTTGTAAAGTTTTGGTCTGTGCTTTCTGACGTAGGCGGAGGAGTTTTAATTTATCTCATTGCCAGGAAGTACAAGAAAGAGAAGCTCGGACTAATCCTTGGAATATTATATGCCTTTAACCCTGCAGTAATATTTAATTCCTCCGTATGGGGACAGTTTGATTCTTTTACTGCTACAATGCTTTTGGCAGTTGTATATCTTTTCAATTGCAAAAGGACCTATTGGGCAATTTTCGTCTATGCCATGGCTGCATTGACAAAGCCTCAGAGTATAGCGATTTTCCCTATGGTGGTATTCCTGTATTTTAAGGATTTTCCGTGGAAAAAATACATTGAATATAAAAACAGCAGAGACAAGTCTGTACTTAAATCGGCGGTTTCTGAAACCCTTAAAAAACTGGTTCTTACAACAGCAGGTTGCATGTTGATATATTTAATAATAGTGCTTCCTTTTTATAGAGAAACGTCCTTTTATTTCCTTAAGGATATGGAAGTGTACGGAGCAACAAATACCGCAGCAAACCTGGCACAAAACAAAGAATTCAAAGCCTCTGGGGAAGAATCGGATAAGTATATTGCAAAGAATGCTTCCGATATGGACGAGAATACGGCATGGTCTTCAGAGCATGCTACCCGGCAGTGGATATACACTGACCTTGGGGAAGTAACTGAAATTAATAGAATAGTATTAAAGTGGGGCTGGGAATACGCAAAAACCTATGATATTTTGGTTTCAGATGATGCCCAAAATTGGGATTTGATTTACAGTGAAACTGTAGGGAAGAATACTTCCAGCTACAGCGGCAAGCTTGACCAAATAACCTTGCAGCCGGTAAAAGCAAGGTATGTAAAGCTGGATTGTAAAAGCAGGCCTTTTCCATATGGACTGTTTAATATAGACAAAAACACACCTGCAATAACAAAAGCCGCATTCAAGTTTACTGATTTTTATTTCTGGCTTGTCCATCAATACTCTACCAGCCTGAATGATTATCCATACGCCACAGCTAACGGGTTTAATTTCTGGACTATTCAGGGCGGCCAGACAACATCCGATAAGGAGCCTTACTGGTTTGGGTTAAGTGCACTCGTATGGGGCTATGTGTTATGGGGTATCATATCTGTTTTTGCAATAGTGCTGCTTGCGGTAAAGAAGAAAAGTGCCATGGCACTTTATTATGCAGGATATTTTCTGACATCCGGGATATTTGTCTTTGCTACCAAGATGCATGAAAGGTACTTGCTGCCTGCTATCGTGTTTGCAATGGTCACAATTTTGTGGGATAAACGGATGATTATAACCACAACTCTTATCACTGCATGTTCACTCATAAATCATTGGTATGTTTACCTTAAAGGAAATAACGACGATCCATGGGTTGGTATAGAGGATAGCATAGCTGATGCTGTTGCATGGGTTACTCTCCTTGTGATGATTGCGTCTGTAGGGTATACTATTTGGTTGACAGTAAAAAAGGACAATGTTAAAGGAACAAAAAAGGTTGCAAGTTTAAATAAAAATAGGTAA